In Bacteroidota bacterium, a single genomic region encodes these proteins:
- a CDS encoding NADP oxidoreductase, which yields MGKPVVATTSLAGCFGCHMSLLDIDEKILDLIELVEFNKSPIDDIKQFTKKCDIGLIEGGCCNSENVHILKDFRKNCKILISFGECAIMGGLPALRNGISVKECLEEAYLNGPTVQENKERIMPNDEELPIILDKVYPCHEVVKMDYYLPGCPPRAELIWEAVYALVTGNEMKLPYEVIKFD from the coding sequence ATGGGAAAACCAGTAGTAGCAACAACATCATTGGCAGGATGTTTCGGTTGTCATATGTCATTATTAGATATTGATGAAAAGATATTAGATTTAATAGAATTAGTAGAGTTCAATAAGTCACCGATTGATGATATTAAACAGTTTACAAAAAAATGTGATATCGGACTAATTGAAGGTGGATGCTGTAATAGTGAAAATGTTCATATTCTTAAAGATTTCAGAAAAAATTGTAAAATTCTTATTTCTTTTGGTGAATGTGCAATTATGGGTGGGTTGCCTGCATTAAGAAATGGAATTTCGGTTAAAGAATGTCTTGAAGAAGCATATTTAAACGGTCCTACAGTTCAGGAAAATAAAGAAAGAATAATGCCTAATGATGAAGAACTACCAATTATACTTGACAAGGTTTATCCTTGCCATGAAGTAGTAAAAATGGATTATTATCTTCCGGGATGTCCACCGAGAGCAGAATTAATTTGGGAAGCAGTTTATGCATTAGTAACCGGTAATGAAATGAAATTACCTTATGAGGTTATTAAATTTGATTAA